The Euphorbia lathyris chromosome 3, ddEupLath1.1, whole genome shotgun sequence genome contains a region encoding:
- the LOC136222367 gene encoding histone deacetylase 5-like, whose translation MNASVFNLASLDSISSQGSISLEVFNRGWYHNVVYLGQEQDIPILTMTCPLSNVEGFKTGKLPLCAPSKEYANVLVKGLVEGGQFLEDEAIAYIKEASTRPI comes from the exons ATGAATGCCTCAGTCTTCAACTTGGCTTCTCTGGATTCCATCTCAAGCCAAGGGTCTATCTCTCTGGAGGTTTTTAAT AGGGGATGGTACCATAATGTAGTTTACTTGGGACAGGAACAAGATATTCCAATTCTGACAATGAC CTGCCCTCTTTCGAATGTTGAAGGCTTTAAAACAGGGAAGCTTCCTCTGTGTGCTCCATCTAAAGAATATGCTAATGTCTTGGTAAAAGGCCTGGTGGAAGGAGGGCAGTTCTTAGAAGATGAAGCCATTGCTTACATAAAAGAAGCTTCTACCAGACCAATATGA